TTTCGCCTTCGACTTTGGCGCCAGCATGCGCGCCGCAGCGCTGGCGATGGGCGGTGACTGGCAGGATCTGGGGACCGGGCTTCACGCCGAGAATGCGGCTGTATCGCTCCAACCTCTTGCAAGGATCGATGATCCGGCCGAACAGACATGGGCGGCGCAATGGGTAGGTTCGATCCTGGAGGCGGAGGGGATTACGCTTGATCCCCAGGCCAAGGACCATGTGTGGGCGGCGCTCCGATCGCTCGCCAGCGCGAGGCCCGACGAACGGACGCTGACGGGGCTTGCTGTGCTGCTGCAGTCCCAAGCCCTCAAACAGGCGCTGCAGCCCTATTGCGTGGGCGGCGCCTGGGGTCGCTTGCTCGATGCCGAGGCAGAGCAACTGGGCGATGCCCATGTCCAGATATTCGAAACCGAAGGACTGGTAGGTTCGGCCGCAGCCGCTCCGGTGCTGGCCTATCTTTTCCACCGGATCGAGAACAGGCTCGATGGATCGCCCAGCCTCGTCATCATCGACGAAGGCTGGCTGGTGCTCGACAGCCCGACCTTTGCCGCGCAATTACGCGAATGGCTCAAGACGCTGCGCAAGAAGAATGCGAGCGTGATCTTTGCGACGCAGAGCCTGGCCGACATCGAAACCAGCGCCATTGCGCCAGCCATCATCGAAAGCTGCTTGACCCGGATATTCCTGGCCAATGAGCGCGCGACCGAACCGCAGATCAGCGCGATCTATGCCCGGTTCGGGCTCAATGCCCGGCAGATCGAGATTTTGGCGCGGGCAACGCCAAAGCGCGATTATTATGTCCAGTCGCGCCGCGGCAATCGCCTGATGGATTTGGGGCTAAAGGAGGTGGCGCTCGCCTTTACCGCCGCTTCCTCCAAGTCCGACCAACGCAGGATCGATCAGATACTGAGCCAACCGGGCGACGAAGAGTTCGCAGCGGCCTGGTTGCGCGCATGCGGTCACGACTGGGCGGCGGACCTGCTTTCCGCGCAACATCCAAAGGAGCAAAGTTCATGACATCGCGCTTCATCATTCGCCCGCTTGGCCTGTGCGCCGCTGCGCTCGCGGTGGCCATGACACCGGCACAGGCACTCGTCGTCTATGACCCCACCAACTATGCCTCCAATGTGGTGCAGGCGGCGCGCGCCTTGCAGCAGATCAACAACCAGATCCGGTCGTTGCAGAACGAGGCGGCCTCGCTTCTCAACGACACGAAAAACCTCGCCAGTTTGCCGTTCAGCAGCCTTCAGGCGCTCCAGCAGCAGGTGCGGCAGACCCAGCGGCTGCTGGGGCAAGCACAGCGCCTGGCCTATGACGTGACCCAGATCGAGCAGGCCTTTTCCAACAAATATGGCAATATAGCGCTGTCGAGTTCTGACGCCGATCTGGTCGCCGGTGCGCGGGACCGTTGGTCCACCAGCGTCGATGCGTTCGAGGATGCGCTGAAGGTCCAGGCCGGGGTGGTCGGCAACATCGACGGCACCCGGACCTCGATGGACGATCTTGTTTCAGCCAGCCAGTCGGCATCGGGCGCGTTGCAGGCTGCCCAGGCCGGGAACCAGCTTGTCGCGCTCCAATCCCAGCAACTGGCCGATATCACCGCCATGCTCGCAGCGCAGGGCCGCGCCCAGACGATCGAAGCGGCGCGCGCAGCCACTGCGGAGGCGGAGGGCCGCATCCGATTCCAACGCTTCATGGCGCGTTCGGGCCAATAGGATGCGAAGCGGACGCCTAGCGCTGGCGGGCCTCGCAGGCGGTGGCATGCTGACGGTTGCAGTGCTCACGGTCATGCACCAGCGACGGGGCACGCCCCCTGAACAGATACCACCGATTCCGTTGTCGATCGAGAATCGCGCGGCCGCTCTTGTTCGCTGTCGGCACGTTAAGGCACAGGATCCAACCTGCGCAGCGACCTGGGAAGCCGAGCGACGCCGCTTCTTTGGTACAGAGGATAGCAACAGCGCCCGATCCCATCGGCAGGAGCGTGCCGGACATGAATGATGTCGGCGTCATCGACGGGTTCCTGGCGACCTTCACGGCCTATATCGATTCCGGTTTTGGCCTGCTCGGCGGAGAAGTCGGGTTTCTCTCGTCCACGCTGATCGCAATCGACGTGACGCTTGCCGGGCTGTTTTGGGCATGGGGTGCCGACGAGGATGTTCTGCAACGCCTGGTCAAGAAGACGCTCTATATCGGCTTCTTCGCCTTCATCATCGGCAACTTCTCCTCGCTCTCGCAAATCCTGTTCCAGTCCTTTGCCGGGCTCGGCCTTAAGGCCAGCGGAGCCAGCATCGGCCTCGCCGAGTTCATGAAGCCGGGTAGCGTTGCGGCGGTTGGGCTTGATGCAGGCGAACCGCTGCTCAAGTCCGCGTCCGAGATGATGGGGTTCACCTCGTTTTTCGCCAATTTCGTCCAGATTGCTGTGCTGCTGCTGGCCTGGATGATCGTAATCCTCGCCTTCTTCATTCTTGCCGTACAGCTGTTCATCACGTTGATCGAGTTCAAGCTGGTGACGCTGGCCGGGTTCGTCCTGCTGCCATTCGCCTTTTTTGGGCGGACGGCATTCATGGCGGAGCGGGTGCTTGGCCATATCGTATCAAGCGGCATCAAGATCCTGGTTCTCGCCGTCATCACCGGCATCGGCACGGGACTGTTCGACCAGTTCATCAATGCGCTGGGTGGAACAGCGCCGACTGCGGAACAGGCCATGTCGATCGCGCTCGCCTCATTGGCCTTGCTTGGTCTGGGCATATTCGGCCCCGGCATCGCCAATGGCATCGTCACCGGAGGTCCGCAGCTTGGTGCAGGCGCAGCGGCGGGTACGGCGATTGCAGCCGGCGCCACCCTGGCCGGCGGGGCAGCAGGTGCCCGGCTCGCGGCAGGCGCTGTCGGGGGGGCGTAGCGAGCGCATCGAGCGCCGCCGCCCGTGCGGCCGGATCGACCAGCGCCACCTATAGCGCCGGTGCAGCGGGCAAGAGCGGGGGAGACGCCGTCGCGGGCGGGATCGGTGCGTTGGGAAGAGCGGCCGGCTCTGCCGCCACGTCCCCACTCCGCCGCGCTGCCGATGCAATGAAGCAAAGCTTCAACGCCGGAAAATCGGGCGCATCGACGAACAGTGGTGGCGCTGAAGCTGCGTCCGGCCCGCCAAAATGGGCGACGGCAATGCGCCAGCGGCAGACGATCGCCCACGGGGTTTCGACCGCCGCCCACACATTGCGCGGCGGCGACAGCAGTGGTGGCGGCGCTTCAATCGATCTGAGCGGAAGGGACTGACCATGTTCAAACGACCATCCATCCGGTACGGCCAGGCCCCGGAGCCGGTCACGCCTTACCAACGTGCTGCCCAGGCTTGGGACGATCGCATCGGCTCGGCGCGCGTCCAGGCGCGCAATTGGCGTCTCGCCTTTTTCGGCACGCTGATGCTGTCCGGTGGTCTTGCCGCCGGCTTGATCTGGCAATCGGCGCGGGGCTCCATCGTGCCCTGGGTCGTGCAGGTGGACAAGTTCGGCGAAGCACAGGCCGTCGGCCCCGCCGATGCGGGATACCGTCCGACCGATCCGCAGATCGCCTTCCATCTTGCGCGCTTCATCGAGCAGGTTCGCAGCATCCCGGCCGATCCGATCGTCCTGCGCCAGGCATGGTTGCGCGCCTATGACTTCACCACGGATCGCGGCGCCATGGTCCTCAATGATTATGCGCGGGCGAATGACCCGTTCGCGCTT
This window of the Sphingobium sp. CR2-8 genome carries:
- the trbJ gene encoding P-type conjugative transfer protein TrbJ, whose translation is MTSRFIIRPLGLCAAALAVAMTPAQALVVYDPTNYASNVVQAARALQQINNQIRSLQNEAASLLNDTKNLASLPFSSLQALQQQVRQTQRLLGQAQRLAYDVTQIEQAFSNKYGNIALSSSDADLVAGARDRWSTSVDAFEDALKVQAGVVGNIDGTRTSMDDLVSASQSASGALQAAQAGNQLVALQSQQLADITAMLAAQGRAQTIEAARAATAEAEGRIRFQRFMARSGQ
- the trbK-alt gene encoding putative entry exclusion protein TrbK-alt, whose product is MHQRRGTPPEQIPPIPLSIENRAAALVRCRHVKAQDPTCAATWEAERRRFFGTEDSNSARSHRQERAGHE
- the trbF gene encoding conjugal transfer protein TrbF, whose translation is MFKRPSIRYGQAPEPVTPYQRAAQAWDDRIGSARVQARNWRLAFFGTLMLSGGLAAGLIWQSARGSIVPWVVQVDKFGEAQAVGPADAGYRPTDPQIAFHLARFIEQVRSIPADPIVLRQAWLRAYDFTTDRGAMVLNDYARANDPFALVGKRQVAVDISSVIRSSDSSFRVSWTERRYQDGALAETSRWSAIVTVVIQPPSAPDALRKNPLGLFVNAINWSKELSQ